From Phragmites australis chromosome 5, lpPhrAust1.1, whole genome shotgun sequence, a single genomic window includes:
- the LOC133917550 gene encoding MLO-like protein 1, whose product MAGGGAKAGGGEEITLEHTPTWIVASVCSVIVLISLLFERLLHRLGKRLSKGRRKPLYEALLKVKEELMLLGFISLLLNVFQGATQKICVRESAMQHLLPCQPSHTGAKTAHYGATVFTGVLGSTRRLLAGGGASSDYCLKKGKVPILSVDAIHQLHIFIFALAATHVVLSAITIILGITQTRNWKQWEEKIQQNDHSGPQMIKHVQEFKFIQSHFRGHGKRWEIFGWLRSFFKQFYGSVNEVDYTTMRLGFVMKHCRGHPKFNFYNYMNRALEADFKKVVGISWYLWVLLMILLLLNVHGWYVYIWMSVVPFILLLVVGSKMEHIITELALEVAQKHTAIEGDLVVTPSDEFFWFHQPKVVLLLIHIILFQNAFEIAFFFWLLVIYGFKSCIMGKPAYVITRLVISVISQLLCGYSTLPLYAIISQMGGSFKKAMFDESISEGLTNWAQNARRHKIMPATNVGDNSPAGEGNGGAIQMTSAQRDSTMEQGTARLI is encoded by the exons ATGGCCGGAGGAGGAGCCAAAGCCGGTGGCGGTGAGGAGATAACGCTCGAGCACACGCCCACATGGATCGTCGCGTCTGTCTGCTCCGTCATCGTCCTCATCTCCCTGCTCTTCGAGCGCTTGCTCCACCGCCTTGGCAAG AGGCTATCGAAAGGCCGCAGGAAGCCGCTGTACGAGGCCCTCCTCAAGGTCAAAGAAG AATTGATGCTGCTGGGGTTCATATCCCTGCTGCTCAACGTGTTCCAGGGCGCCACGCAGAAGATATGCGTCCGGGAGAGCGCCATGCAGCACCTGCTGCCCTGCCAGCCGTCGCACACCGGCGCCAAGACCGCGCACTACGGCGCCACCGTGTTCACCGGCGTGCTGGGCAGCACGAGGAGGCTCCTGGCAGGAGGAGGCGCTTCCAGTGACTACTGCCTGAAAAAG GGCAAAGTTCCAATTCTTTCGGTTGACGCTATTCATCAGTTACACATATTTATCTTCGCCTTAGCAGCCACACATGTGGTTCTCAGTGCTATTACAATTATTCTTGGAATCACACAG ACAAGAAACTGGAAACAATGGGAGGAGAAGATCCAACAAAACGATCATAGTG GTCCTCAAATGATCAAACATGTGCAAGAATTCAAATTTATCCAAAGTCACTTTAGAGGTCACGGAAAACGATGGGAAATATTCGGCTGGCTG CGTTCTTTCTTCAAACAATTCTACGGGTCAGTCAATGAGGTGGACTACACAACCATGAGACTTGGCTTCGTCATG AAACACTGTAGGGGACAtccaaaattcaatttttaCAATTATATGAATAGAGCACTAGAGGCTGATTTCAAGAAAGTTGTTGGCATAAG CTGGTACCTTTGGGTTTTGCTAATGATACTCTTGCTACTGAATGTTCATG GATGGTATGTCTACATTTGGATGTCAGTAGTCCCGTTCATT TTGCTACTTGTGGTTGGAAGTAAGATGGAGCATATTATTACCGAGCTCGCTCTCGAGGTTGCCCAGAAGCATACGGCAATAGAAGGGGATCTAGTTGTAACTCCTTCGGATGAATTCTTTTGGTTCCACCAGCCTAAAGTAGTCCTTCTCTTGATCCATATCATCCTGTTCCAAAATGCATTTGAGATtgcatttttcttttggttgtTG GTAATATATGGATTCAAATCTTGCATTATGGGAAAACCAGCATATGTTATTACTCGACTTGTGATAAG TGTCATCAGCCAACTCCTATGTGGTTATAGCACCCTACCTCTTTATGCTATTATCTCTCAA ATGGGAGGTTCATTCAAGAAAGCCATGTTTGATGAAAGTATATCCGAAGGCCTCACCAATTGGGCTCAAAATGCAAGGAGGCATAAAATAATGCCGGCAACAAATGTCGGTGACAATTCACCTGCTGGTGAGGGAAATGGTGGTGCAATTCAAATGACAAGTGCACAAAGAGACTCGACAATGGAGCAAGGGACTGCTAGGCTGATCTAA